A region from the Rheinheimera mangrovi genome encodes:
- a CDS encoding DUF2256 domain-containing protein — MTHHKLHLPQKICACCGLAFSWRKKWQKNWPEVKYCSERCRRKK; from the coding sequence ATGACCCATCATAAATTACATCTTCCTCAAAAAATCTGCGCCTGCTGTGGTTTAGCTTTTAGCTGGCGGAAAAAATGGCAAAAAAACTGGCCTGAAGTAAAGTACTGCTCAGAGCGCTGCCGCCGGAAAAAGTGA
- the glpE gene encoding thiosulfate sulfurtransferase GlpE, which yields MSEFSRISVATALEQIKQHKAVVVDIRDEQSYASGHIADSFHLTNGSLNQFIQQTEFETPVVVVCYHGNSSQGAAQYLAQQGFETVFSMDGGFEAWRQQLPFVTGSHD from the coding sequence ATGAGTGAGTTCAGTCGTATTTCAGTAGCCACAGCGCTGGAGCAAATTAAGCAGCATAAAGCAGTAGTGGTCGATATTCGTGATGAGCAAAGTTATGCCTCTGGTCATATTGCTGACTCTTTCCATTTAACCAACGGTAGTTTGAATCAGTTTATCCAACAAACCGAATTTGAAACTCCGGTGGTTGTGGTCTGTTATCACGGTAATTCCAGCCAGGGTGCTGCTCAGTATCTGGCACAACAGGGTTTTGAAACTGTATTCAGTATGGACGGCGGTTTTGAAGCCTGGCGTCAGCAATTGCCTTTTGTTACGGGTTCCCATGATTAA
- a CDS encoding rhomboid family intramembrane serine protease produces the protein MIKIGDFASSAAALSLADYCKNQQLDVSVVVHSAEQAELWCAPEHAQQVLAELERFLLNPYADRYQAAAWDRAEVLKSGTGSAGLSGYWQQLWANGGWFSHMVWLSALLVYGWQQIDPWSALAALQLKPELGLSLDQAWRWFTPGWLHFSGSHLVFNLIWVWYLLGPLELKLGRIVAISLTLIVLLISNLTQFFMVDSHFGGMSGLVYGLFGFYWICGLLKPNWGLRISNALVGFMLIWLVIGFFDLLWIAMANWAHLAGLLAGIVCAFLLIAASKLLTAQR, from the coding sequence ATGATTAAAATTGGTGATTTTGCCTCTTCTGCTGCGGCTTTGAGTCTGGCTGATTATTGTAAAAATCAGCAACTGGATGTCAGTGTGGTAGTGCATTCTGCAGAGCAAGCCGAGTTGTGGTGTGCGCCGGAGCATGCACAACAGGTTTTGGCTGAGTTGGAACGCTTTTTGTTAAACCCCTATGCAGATCGTTATCAGGCTGCGGCATGGGACAGAGCTGAAGTGCTGAAGTCGGGCACAGGGTCAGCAGGTTTATCCGGTTACTGGCAACAGTTATGGGCTAACGGTGGCTGGTTTAGCCATATGGTTTGGTTGTCGGCTTTGCTGGTGTATGGCTGGCAACAAATTGATCCATGGTCTGCTTTGGCGGCTTTGCAGTTGAAACCTGAACTGGGCTTAAGTCTGGATCAAGCGTGGCGTTGGTTTACTCCGGGCTGGTTGCATTTTTCTGGCTCCCACCTGGTGTTTAACCTGATTTGGGTCTGGTACTTACTTGGGCCGCTGGAGCTGAAGTTAGGCCGTATTGTTGCTATCAGCCTGACGCTGATTGTATTGTTGATTTCCAATCTTACTCAGTTCTTCATGGTCGATTCCCATTTCGGCGGTATGTCAGGTTTGGTGTATGGCCTGTTTGGTTTTTACTGGATATGCGGTTTGTTAAAGCCGAACTGGGGTTTGCGCATCAGTAATGCTTTAGTGGGCTTTATGTTGATATGGCTAGTGATAGGCTTTTTTGATTTGTTGTGGATTGCCATGGCGAATTGGGCGCATCTGGCGGGACTACTGGCTGGAATTGTCTGCGCGTTTTTACTTATAGCCGCAAGCAAACTACTTACTGCACAGCGCTGA